The following proteins come from a genomic window of Bradyrhizobium paxllaeri:
- the kdpA gene encoding potassium-transporting ATPase subunit KdpA, with product MTVIGWFQIILYCAIVVALVKPLGWYMTRVFNGEATFLSPVLRPVERGLYWISGVDERREQHWLTYTVAMLLFHVGGFLIIYGLMRLQALLPFNPAGQSAVAQDLSFNTAISFITNTNWQNYGGESTLSYLVQMLGLTHQNFLSAATGIALAVALIRGFSRSSMRTIGNFWVDVTRCTLYVLLPICIVYTLFLVWQGMPQTLQPYVEATTLEGAKQTIAVGPVASQVAIKTLGTNGGGFFNANAAHPFENPTALSNFVQMISIFALGAALTNVFGRMVGNERQGWAILAVMGVLFLAGVAVTYWAEANGTSTLASLGLTGGNMEGKEVRFGIVASSLFAVITTAASCGAVNAMHDSFTALGGMIPLINMQLGEIIVGGVGAGLYGMLLFVVLAIFVAGLMVGRTPEYVGKKIEAREVKMAMLAILVLPLMYLGWTAVAVVLPSAVASMANAGPHGFTEVLYAFTSATGNNGSAFGGLTGNTFFYNLTLASSMFVGRFFMIVPAMALAGSLASKKSIPPSAGTLPTTGGLFVGLVVGVILIIGGLTFFPALALGPIVEHLAMNANTLF from the coding sequence ATGACTGTCATCGGCTGGTTTCAAATTATCCTGTACTGCGCCATCGTGGTCGCGCTCGTCAAACCGCTCGGCTGGTACATGACGCGCGTGTTCAACGGCGAGGCCACCTTCCTGTCACCGGTGCTGCGTCCCGTGGAGCGCGGCCTTTACTGGATCTCGGGCGTCGATGAACGGCGCGAACAGCACTGGCTGACCTACACGGTCGCCATGCTGCTGTTTCATGTCGGCGGCTTCCTGATCATCTATGGTCTGATGCGGTTGCAGGCCCTGTTGCCGTTTAATCCGGCGGGGCAATCCGCGGTCGCGCAGGACCTCTCGTTCAACACCGCGATCTCCTTCATCACCAACACCAACTGGCAGAACTACGGCGGCGAGAGCACGCTGTCGTACCTGGTGCAGATGCTGGGCCTGACACATCAGAACTTCTTGTCGGCGGCAACCGGCATCGCGCTGGCAGTGGCGCTGATCCGCGGCTTTTCCCGCTCCTCGATGCGCACCATCGGCAATTTCTGGGTCGATGTGACGCGCTGCACCCTTTATGTGTTGCTGCCGATCTGCATCGTCTACACGCTGTTCCTGGTGTGGCAGGGCATGCCGCAGACGCTTCAGCCTTATGTCGAGGCGACGACACTGGAAGGCGCCAAGCAGACCATCGCGGTCGGTCCCGTCGCTTCGCAGGTCGCGATCAAGACGCTCGGCACCAATGGTGGCGGCTTCTTCAATGCCAATGCCGCGCATCCCTTCGAGAATCCGACCGCGCTGTCGAACTTCGTGCAGATGATCTCGATCTTCGCGCTCGGCGCCGCGCTCACCAACGTATTCGGCCGCATGGTCGGCAACGAACGGCAGGGCTGGGCGATCCTGGCCGTCATGGGCGTCCTGTTCCTTGCTGGCGTCGCCGTCACCTATTGGGCCGAGGCCAACGGCACCTCGACCCTTGCCTCGCTCGGCCTGACCGGCGGCAACATGGAGGGCAAGGAAGTCCGCTTCGGCATCGTCGCCTCCTCGCTGTTTGCGGTCATCACCACGGCGGCCTCGTGCGGTGCGGTTAACGCCATGCATGACAGCTTCACTGCGCTCGGCGGCATGATCCCGCTGATCAACATGCAACTCGGCGAAATCATCGTCGGCGGCGTCGGCGCCGGACTCTACGGCATGCTGCTGTTCGTCGTGCTGGCGATCTTCGTCGCAGGCCTGATGGTCGGCCGCACGCCGGAATATGTCGGCAAGAAGATCGAGGCGCGCGAGGTCAAGATGGCGATGCTCGCCATTCTGGTCCTGCCGCTGATGTATCTCGGCTGGACCGCGGTCGCCGTGGTGCTGCCCTCGGCAGTGGCGTCGATGGCCAATGCCGGGCCGCACGGCTTCACCGAGGTACTCTATGCCTTCACCTCGGCGACCGGCAATAACGGCTCGGCCTTCGGCGGCCTGACCGGCAACACCTTCTTCTACAATCTCACGCTCGCCAGCTCGATGTTCGTCGGCCGCTTCTTCATGATCGTTCCGGCGATGGCATTGGCGGGATCGCTCGCTTCCAAGAAATCGATTCCGCCCTCGGCCGGCACGCTGCCGACCACCGGCGGCCTGTTCGTTGGCCTCGTCGTTGGCGTAATCCTGATCATCGGCGGCTTGACCTTCTTCCCGGCGCTCGCGCTCGGCCCGATCGTCGAGCACCTGGCCATGAACGCCAACACGTTGTTCTGA
- the kdpB gene encoding potassium-transporting ATPase subunit KdpB yields the protein METMKLQKKATASAMLDPKIVVPAIRAAFAKLDPRLMIKNPVMFVVEIVAALTTVIFLRNLVTGGEGLAFTFQIILWLWFTVLFANFAEAVAEGRGKAQAESLKKTRTESKAKLLEGSDRSYRLVSGTSLKVGDIVLVEAGDNIPSDGEVIEGVASVNEAAITGESAPVIRESGGDRSAVTGGTQVLSDWIRVRITAAQGSTFIDRMIKLVEGAERQKTPNEIALNILLAGLTIIFVFATVTIPSYAAYAGGSISVVVLVALFVTLIPTTIGALLSAIGIAGMDRLVRFNVLAMSGRAVEAAGDVDTLLLDKTGTITLGNRQATAFRPVRGVTEQELADAAQLASLADETPEGRSIVVLAKEKYGIRGRDMNELAATFIPFAAQTRMSGIDAGSSTVRKGAVDAILNYVDGGGIRAVASGNAVRALQTGAMSETGREIQAIADEISKAGGTPLAVAKDGKLLGVIHLKDIVKGGIRERFAELRRMGIRTVMITGDNPMTAAAIAAEAGVDDFLAQATPEDKLKLIRDEQAKGKLVAMCGDGTNDAPALAQADVGVAMNTGTQAAREAGNMVDLDSNPTKLIEVVEIGKQLLMTRGALTTFSIANDVAKYFAIIPAMFLAFYPQLEVLNVMHLASPQSAILSAIIFNALIIIALIPLALKGVAYRAVGAGALLRRNLLIYGLGGIIVPFIGIKAIDLAVAALGLA from the coding sequence ATGGAAACCATGAAACTGCAGAAAAAGGCGACAGCTTCGGCGATGCTCGATCCGAAAATCGTCGTGCCCGCGATCCGCGCGGCATTTGCAAAACTTGATCCACGGCTGATGATCAAGAATCCCGTGATGTTCGTGGTCGAGATCGTCGCCGCGCTCACGACCGTCATCTTCCTGCGCAATCTGGTGACGGGCGGAGAGGGGCTCGCCTTCACCTTTCAAATCATCCTGTGGCTGTGGTTCACCGTACTGTTCGCCAATTTCGCCGAAGCCGTTGCCGAAGGCCGCGGCAAGGCCCAGGCGGAATCGCTGAAGAAGACCCGCACCGAAAGCAAGGCCAAGCTGCTGGAAGGCTCCGACCGATCCTATCGTCTGGTCTCCGGCACCAGCCTGAAGGTGGGCGATATCGTCCTGGTCGAGGCGGGTGACAACATCCCGTCCGACGGCGAAGTGATCGAGGGCGTGGCGTCGGTGAACGAAGCCGCAATAACAGGTGAATCGGCGCCGGTGATCCGCGAATCCGGTGGCGACCGCTCGGCGGTGACCGGCGGCACGCAGGTGTTGTCCGACTGGATCCGCGTCCGCATCACGGCAGCGCAAGGCTCGACCTTCATCGACCGCATGATCAAGCTGGTGGAGGGCGCCGAGCGGCAGAAAACGCCGAACGAGATCGCGCTCAACATCCTGCTCGCGGGCCTCACCATCATCTTCGTGTTCGCGACCGTGACGATCCCGAGCTATGCGGCCTATGCGGGCGGCTCGATTTCGGTCGTGGTGTTGGTTGCACTGTTCGTCACGCTGATCCCGACTACGATCGGCGCGCTATTGTCGGCGATCGGTATCGCCGGCATGGATCGCCTGGTGCGCTTCAATGTGCTCGCAATGTCCGGCCGAGCCGTTGAAGCCGCCGGCGATGTCGACACGCTGCTGCTCGACAAGACCGGCACCATCACGCTCGGCAACCGGCAGGCCACCGCATTTCGTCCCGTCCGCGGCGTCACCGAGCAGGAATTGGCGGATGCAGCCCAACTCGCCTCGCTGGCCGACGAAACGCCCGAAGGACGTTCAATCGTCGTGCTGGCGAAAGAGAAATACGGTATCCGCGGGCGCGACATGAACGAGCTCGCCGCGACCTTCATTCCTTTCGCCGCGCAGACGCGCATGAGCGGCATCGATGCCGGCTCGTCTACCGTCCGCAAGGGCGCGGTGGATGCGATCCTCAACTACGTCGATGGCGGCGGCATTCGGGCGGTTGCCTCCGGCAATGCGGTTCGTGCGCTGCAAACGGGCGCCATGTCCGAAACTGGACGCGAAATCCAGGCCATTGCCGACGAAATTTCCAAAGCCGGCGGTACGCCGCTCGCGGTTGCCAAGGATGGCAAGCTGCTCGGCGTCATCCATCTCAAGGACATCGTCAAGGGCGGAATCCGCGAGCGCTTTGCGGAACTGCGCCGCATGGGCATCCGCACCGTGATGATCACGGGCGATAATCCGATGACGGCCGCTGCGATCGCCGCCGAAGCCGGCGTCGACGATTTCCTGGCGCAGGCAACCCCTGAGGACAAGCTGAAGCTGATCCGCGACGAGCAGGCCAAGGGCAAGCTGGTGGCGATGTGCGGCGACGGCACCAACGACGCGCCGGCCCTTGCCCAAGCTGACGTCGGCGTCGCCATGAACACCGGCACGCAGGCCGCGCGCGAAGCCGGCAACATGGTCGACCTCGACTCCAACCCGACCAAGCTGATCGAGGTGGTCGAGATCGGCAAACAGCTCCTGATGACGCGCGGCGCGTTGACCACGTTCTCGATCGCCAACGACGTCGCCAAGTATTTTGCGATCATCCCGGCGATGTTCCTGGCGTTCTACCCGCAGCTCGAAGTGCTCAACGTCATGCACCTCGCCAGCCCGCAAAGCGCGATCCTCTCGGCGATCATCTTCAACGCGCTGATCATCATCGCGCTGATCCCGCTGGCGCTGAAAGGCGTCGCCTATCGTGCGGTCGGCGCCGGCGCGCTGCTGCGCCGTAACCTGCTGATCTACGGCCTCGGCGGCATCATCGTTCCCTTCATCGGCATCAAGGCCATCGACCTCGCGGTTGCGGCCTTGGGGCTGGCCTAA
- a CDS encoding K(+)-transporting ATPase subunit C encodes MLREIRPAILILLLLTAITGLAYPLAMTAVAGAIFPKQAQGSLIEKDGKVIGSALIGQEFKDDKYFHGRPSATSAPDPADPSKTVPAPYNAANSGGSNLGPTSKALADRIKEDVDKLRTENPSSPVPVDLVTTSGSGLDPDISPEGALFQVPRVAKARNLPEARVRELVAEHTQSRMAGLLGEPRVNVLALNLALDEASK; translated from the coding sequence ATGCTCAGAGAAATTCGCCCCGCCATCCTCATCCTGCTGCTGCTCACCGCGATCACGGGCCTTGCCTATCCGCTCGCGATGACCGCCGTCGCCGGTGCGATCTTCCCGAAGCAGGCGCAAGGCAGCCTGATCGAGAAGGACGGCAAGGTGATTGGCTCGGCCCTGATCGGTCAGGAATTCAAGGACGACAAGTATTTCCATGGCCGCCCCTCCGCGACCTCGGCGCCGGACCCGGCCGATCCGAGCAAGACCGTGCCCGCGCCCTATAACGCCGCCAACTCCGGCGGCTCCAACCTTGGGCCGACCAGCAAGGCGCTGGCCGACCGGATCAAGGAGGACGTCGACAAGCTCAGGACCGAAAACCCGTCCTCGCCTGTGCCGGTCGATCTCGTCACGACGTCCGGCAGCGGGCTCGATCCGGATATTTCGCCCGAGGGCGCGCTATTCCAGGTCCCGCGCGTCGCCAAAGCCCGCAACCTGCCGGAAGCACGCGTCCGTGAACTGGTCGCGGAGCACACCCAGAGCCGCATGGCAGGATTGCTCGGCGAACCGCGTGTTAACGTATTGGCGTTGAATTTGGCATTGGACGAGGCTTCCAAATGA